GTCCCCCGGGCGCAGCTGAAGCTGACGGACGGTATAGACATGCCCGGCGAACATGCCGAACGCGGGGTCCGGCGGCCAGCCGATCTCCTCGACCACGTCATCTCGCAGCAGGTAGAACGGGATATGGCCGGCGTTCACGGCGCGCACCACACCGGTCGGCAGGTCGATGTGGAACAGCAGACCGGTGACGAACTGCTCCAGGTCGGAGTGCTTGACCATCATCGTGTTCACGTGGTCGGCCATCGCCGCCAGACCCCGCGGCCGCGGGTCCGGTTCCCGGCGAACGTTGCGCAGGCCGTTGACCGTCAAGGTTGCCAGGATGGCGGCGGCCAGTCCGTGGCCCATCGCGTCGGTGAGCGACAGGTACAGGTCGGCCCGTCCGAAGGAGTAGTCGAAGGTGTCTCCCGCGACGGAGGCCGCCGGCTCCAACCAGCCGGCGATCGTCGCCTGCGCACTCTCACAGGTGAACGAGTCCGGCAGGAGTCTGCGCTGGATCTCGGCCGCGAGCTCGAGGGGCACCGAACGCCGTCCCCACTCGAACAGGTCGGTGTAGCGCCGGTTCAGCACGACCGTGTACGCGAACAGGTGCGCAGCCTGCGAAATCTCGGCCGTCAGATGATCCAGATAACCTGCGGCGGAGAATCCAGTTGGTGCCGCATCAGCGCTCCCGTCGGCCGCGGGGAAGGCGACCTCGATCACGCCGATCGCCTCACCGCGCGCGGTGACCGGCGCGATGACAACCACCTGCTCGTCGCCGTGGTGCAGCGTCGGGCGCTGGGTACGCAGCACCTGCCCCTGAGGCGTGCCGCGCACCGACACCCACTCCATGACCGTCCGGCCGCCGCGCGCCGTGGAGAACCGGGCGAGGACATCGCTGG
The genomic region above belongs to Parafrankia discariae and contains:
- a CDS encoding PP2C family protein-serine/threonine phosphatase — protein: MDVLATRLQDDLGALGASFLIADYSSDVLARFSTARGGRTVMEWVSVRGTPQGQVLRTQRPTLHHGDEQVVVIAPVTARGEAIGVIEVAFPAADGSADAAPTGFSAAGYLDHLTAEISQAAHLFAYTVVLNRRYTDLFEWGRRSVPLELAAEIQRRLLPDSFTCESAQATIAGWLEPAASVAGDTFDYSFGRADLYLSLTDAMGHGLAAAILATLTVNGLRNVRREPDPRPRGLAAMADHVNTMMVKHSDLEQFVTGLLFHIDLPTGVVRAVNAGHIPFYLLRDDVVEEIGWPPDPAFGMFAGHVYTVRQLQLRPGDRLLFVTDGMVDRNAARIDLPAQLAANRRLHPRELVQHLARLVLDACGGALQDDATVMCLDWHQRSGLQRQVGSGADLDRASTPEE